The following coding sequences are from one Salvia hispanica cultivar TCC Black 2014 chromosome 3, UniMelb_Shisp_WGS_1.0, whole genome shotgun sequence window:
- the LOC125213332 gene encoding L-ascorbate oxidase homolog: protein MTLPKPPSLPLLFLLLLGAAHAEDPYHFHTWNVKYATLSPLGTPEQVITINDQFPGPRINGTSNNNIVVNIFNHLDEPVLFTWNGIQQRKNSWQEGLPGTNCPIPPGTNMTYKFQVKDQIGSYFYYPSTSLHRATGGYGPITVHSRELIPVPYAFPEAEHVALVGDWYTKPLPDLLKLLDSGRSLGRPDGVVINGKGGKIEKKTNPKEEPMFTMLPGKTYRYRFCNVGMKNSINIRFQKHSIKLVEIEGSHTVQNIYDSLDVHLGQCYSVLVTADQEPGDYYLIASTRFTKEVLSATALVRYAGGKVPAPAEMPAAPVGWAWSLNQFRSQRWNLTASAARPNPQGSYHYGKINITRTIRVVNSAGAVDGRLRYAINGVSHANPETPLKLAEYFGVADKVFKYNLMKDDPGPVAEKITVAPDVVNATYRDFIEIIFENPEKSVQSWHLAGFSFFAVAIEPGKWTPARRSNYNLIDAVSRNTIQVYPGCWAAVMLTMDNAGMWNLRAGSTERAYLGQQLYFSVLSPELSLRDEYNIPDDQLLCGIVKDMPRPKLYTI from the exons ATGACCCTTCCAAAACCCCCCTCCCTCCctctcctcttcctcctccttctCGGCGCGGCCCACGCCGAGGACCCCTACCACTTCCACACGTGGAATGTCAAATACGCGACCCTCTCGCCCCTCGGCACCCCCGAGCAGGTCATCACCATCAACGACCAGTTCCCCGGCCCCCGCATCAACGGCACCTCCAACAACAACATCGTCGTCAACATCTTCAACCACCTTGACGAGCCCGTCCTCTTCACGTGGAACGGCATCCAGCAGCGCAAGAACTCGTGGCAGGAGGGCCTCCCCGGCACCAACTGCCCCATCCCGCCCGGCACCAACATGACCTACAAGTTCCAGGTCAAGGACCAGATCGGCAGCTACTTCTACTACCCCTCCACCTCCCTCCACCGCGCCACGGGCGGCTACGGCCCCATCACCGTCCACAGCCGCGAGCTCATCCCCGTCCCGTACGCCTTCCCCGAGGCCGAGCACGTCGCCCTCGTCGGCGACTGGTACACCAAGCCCCTCCCGGACCTCCTCAAGCTCCTCGACTCCGGCCGCAGCCTCGGCCGCCCCGACGGCGTCGTCATCAACGGAAAAGGCGggaaaatcgaaaaaaaaactaacccTAAGGAAGAGCCGATGTTCACCATGCTACCCGGCAAAACCTACCGGTACAGATTCTGCAACGTCGGGATGAAGAACTCGATTAATATCCGGTTCCAGAAGCATTCGATCAAGCTCGTGGAGATCGAAGGATCGCACACGGTCCAGAACATCTACGACTCCCTCGACGTCCACCTCGGGCAGTGCTACTCCGTCCTGGTGACCGCGGACCAGGAGCCCGGGGACTACTACCTGATCGCGTCGACGCGGTTCACGAAGGAGGTCCTGTCGGCGACGGCGCTCGTGCGGTACGCCGGCGGGAAAGTGCCGGCGCCGGCGGAGATGCCGGCGGCGCCGGTGGGGTGGGCGTGGTCGCTGAACCAGTTCCGGTCGCAGCGGTGGAACCTGACGGCGAGCGCGGCGCGGCCGAATCCGCAGGGGTCGTACCACTACGGGAAGATCAACATCACGAGGACGATCAGGGTCGTGAACAGCGCGGGGGCGGTGGACGGGAGGCTGAGGTACGCGATCAACGGGGTGTCGCACGCGAACCCGGAGACGCCGCTGAAGCTGGCGGAGTACTTTGGGGTTGCGGATAAGGTTTTCAAGTACAATCTGATGAAGGATGATCCCGGGCCGGTGGCGGAGAAGATCACGGTGGCGCCGGACGTGGTGAATGCGACGTATAGGgattttattgagattattttcgAGAATCCGGAGAAGAGTGTGCAGAGTTGGCATTTGGCTGGTTTTTCGTTCTTCGCCGTCGC GATAGAGCCAGGGAAATGGACACCGGCGAGGCGAAGCAACTACAATCTCATAGACGCCGTGAGCCGGAACACCATCCAGGTATACCCGGGATGCTGGGCGGCGGTCATGCTGACGATGGATAATGCAGGAATGTGGAATTTGCGGGCGGGCTCTACCGAGAGGGCCTACTTAGGGCAGCAGCTCTACTTCAGCGTGCTCTCGCCGGAGCTCTCCCTCCGAGACGAGTACAATATCCCTGACGATCAACTGCTCTGCGGGATCGTCAAGGACATGCCAAGACCTAAATTGTacaccatttaa
- the LOC125213331 gene encoding protease Do-like 10, mitochondrial: MLKIRSAAAARAAARRLRPSASRSSNTGTPLNNSIHPPLASRAKAHFINRSGARDFVSSSIRLFSTCSISNSSASVDNADADSEADAAAAAEAAYLSMRNAAMDDAFHAIELALDSVVKIFTVASSPSYFLPWQNKSQRESMGSGFVISGRRILTNAHVVADHTFVLVRKHGSPAKYRALVQAVGHECDLAILMVESEEFWEGVNCLELGDVPFLQESVAVVGYPQGGDNISVTKGVVSRVEPTQYVHGATQLLAIQIDAAINPGNSGGPAIMGDKVAGVAFQNLSNAENIGYIIPVPVIKRFIEGVEETGDYVGFCSMGLSCQATENAQLREHFKMRPGITGVLVNRINPISDAYRVLKKDDIILSFDGVPIANDGSVSFRNRERITFDHLVSMKKPDDTAQVKVLRDGEEHEFTVALRPLQPLVPVHQFDQLPSYFIFAGLVFVPLTQPYLHEYGEDWYNTSPRRLCERALKELPQKDGQQFVILSQVLVDDINTGYERLAEFQVKKVNGIEVDNLKHLRQLVEDGSSENIRFDLDDERVIVLNYEKARIATSRILNRHRIPSATSADLIDDHQTVSDIQLP; encoded by the exons ATGCTAAAAATCCGATCAGCCGCCGCCGCCCGAGCGGCGGCCCGGCGGCTGAGGCCCTCCGCCAGCCGCAGTAGCAATACCGGAACTCCATTGAATAATTCAATTCATCCTCCGTTAGCCTCCCGAGCTAAGGCGCACTTCATCAATAGAAGTGGAGCTAGggattttgtttcttcttcGATTAGATTGTTCTCGACTTGCTCTATCTCCAATTCTAGCGCTAGCGTTGATAATGCTGACGCCGACTCCGAAGCAGACGCCGCGGCGGCAGCGGAGGCGGCTTACTTGTCAATGCGTAACGCGGCGATGGATGACGCGTTCCATGCGATCGAATTGGCGTTGGATTCGGTGGTGAAGATTTTCACGGTAGCGAGCAGTCCGAGCTATTTTCTGCCTTGGCAGAACAAGTCTCAGCGGGAATCCATGGGCTCTG GATTTGTTATTTCGGGAAGGAGAATCCTGACCAATGCCCACGTTGTGGCGGATCATACTTTTGTGCTTGTGAGAAAGCACGGCTCTCCTGCCAAATATAGAGCACTTGTCCAGGCTGTTGGTCATGAATGTGATCTGGCTATCCTTATGGTCGAAAGTGAAGAGTTCTGGGAAGGGGTGAACTGTTTGGAGCTTGGCGATGTTCCCTTCCTCCAAGAGTCCGTTGCAGTTGTCGGTTATCCACAAG GTGGCGACAACATTTCTGTCACCAAGGGGGTTGTCTCTAGGGTTGAACCAACTCAATACGTGCATGGCGCAACCCAGCTGTTGGCAATACAGATTGACGCAGCTATAAATCCTGGCAACAGTGGAGGCCCAGCAATAATGGGTGACAAAGTTGCAGGAGTAGCATTTCAAAATCTTTCTAATGCAGAGAATATTGG TTATATTATTCCCGTACCTGTGATAAAGCGTTTCATTGAGGGTGTTGAAGAAACTGGTGATTATGTTGGATTCTGCTCCATGGGTTTGTCTTGCCAGGCTACTGAGAATGCCCAACTACGGGAACACTTCAAAATGCGTCCTGGCATAACTGGGGTGCTTGTGAATCGGATCAACCCAATATCTGATGCGTACAGGGTTCTCAAAAAGGATGATATCATACTTTCATTTGATGGTGTGCCGATAGCTAATGATGGATCAG TTTCCTTTCGGAATAGAGAGCGAATAACATTCGATCATTTAGTCTCCATGAAGAAACCTGATGATACTGCTCAAGTTAAAGTATTGAGAGATGGTGAAGAGCATGAGTTCACCGTTGCCCTTCGTCCA CTACAGCCTCTTGTTCCTGTCCATCAATTCGATCAGCTACCaagttatttcatttttgccGGTCTTGTCTTTGTTCCCTTGACACAACCGTATCTTCATGAGTACGGAGAAGATTGGTACAATACATCACCCCGTCGGTTGTGTGAACGAGCTCTGAAAGAACTTCCGCAGAAAGATGGCCAACAGTTTGTCATCCTCTCTCAG GTACTCGTGGACGACATCAACACGGGCTACGAGCGGCTTGCTGAGTTTCAG GTGAAGAAGGTCAACGGAATCGAAGTCGACAACTTGAAACATCTACGCCAGCTAGTAGAAGACGGTAGCAGTGAGAATATCAGATTCGATTTGGATGATGAGAGAGTGATTGTGTTGAACTACGAGAAGGCGAGAATAGCCACATCGCGTATACTAAATCGCCATAGAATTCCATCTGCCACATCGGCCGACCTCATCGACGACCACCAAACTGTATCTGATATTCAGCTTCCTTGA
- the LOC125213330 gene encoding endoglucanase 12 produces MHNHWGGSLEIAADSAAEDEKSRNNLDWDRASLANQGYNGNLDQTQQSWLLGPPEKKQKKYVDLGCIVCSRKVFKWTILSILIAFVVIGLPIIIAKAIPKHKRAPPPPDNYTVALRKALLFFNAQKSGKLPKSNGIPWRGDSGLQDGSDLSDVKGGLVGGYYDAGDNSKFHFPMSFAMTMLSWSAIEYEHKYREIGEYNHVRDLIKWGTDYLLLTFNSSATKIDKIYSQVGGSQNGSTTPDDHTCWQRPEDMDYDRPVQTTTTGPELAGEMAAAMAAASILFRDNNAYSKKLRKGAETVFAFARDGGRRNRYSRGNPFIEPYYNSTGYYDEYMWGSAWLFYATGNSSYLALATNPGMSSNSRAFYMIPDLSVLSWDNKLPAAMLVLVRARLFLNPGYPYEDMLKMYHNVTGLTMCSYLKRYNVFNFTQGGMIQLNHGKAQNLQYIANAAFLASIFADYLNETGVPGWYCGSNFMPISVLKDFATSQINYILGDNPAKMSYVVGFGKKFPRQVHHRAASIPKDRTKYSCSGGFRWRDAKTPNPHNITGAMVGGPDRFDKFKDVRSNYSYTEPTLAGNAGLVAALVSLTTSGGVGIDKNSIFAAVPPLYPVSPPPPPPWKP; encoded by the exons ATGCACAATCACTGGGGAGGATCGCTGGAGATCGCGGCCGATTCGGCCGCCGAAGACGAGAAAAGCAGGAATAATTTGGATTGGGACAGAGCGTCGCTGGCGAACCAGGGGTACAACGGTAATTTGGACCAGACGCAGCAGAGCTGGCTGCTAGGGCCGCCGgagaagaagcagaagaaatACGTCGATCTCGGATGCATCGTGTGCAGCCGGAAGGTGTTCAAATGGACGATTCTGTCGATTTTGATCGCGTTCGTCGTGATCGGGCTCCCGATCATCATAGCGAAGGCGATACCGAAGCATAAACgagcgccgccgccgccggataACTACACGGTGGCGCTCCGGAAGGCTCTGCTCTTCTTCAACGCCCAAAAAT CTGGAAAATTGCCTAAGAGCAACGGCATCCCATGGAGAGGGGATTCCGGGTTACAAGACGGGTCGGATTTATCGGACGTTAAAGGAGGGTTAGTGGGAGGATACTACGATGCCGGAGACAACtccaaatttcattttccgATGTCGTTTGCTATGACGATGTTAAGTTGGAGCGCTATTGAATACGAACACAAATACCGTGAGATTGGAGAATACAATCATGTTAGAGACCTCATCAAATGGGGCACTGATTATTTGCTCCTCACTTTCAATTCCTCCGCCACCAAAATTGACAAGATTTACAGCCAG GTCGGCGGGTCCCAAAACGGCTCCACCACGCCCGACGACCACACGTGCTGGCAACGTCCCGAGGACATGGACTACGACCGCCCGGTCCAGACCACGACGACCGGGCCGGAGCTAGCCGGCGAGATGGCGGCGGCCATGGCGGCCGCCTCCATCCTCTTCCGCGACAACAACGCCTACTCCAAGAAGCTCCGCAAGGGGGCAGAGACCGTGTTCGCCTTCGCCCGGGACGGGGGCCGGCGCAACCGCTACTCGAGGGGCAACCCGTTCATCGAGCCCTACTACAACTCGACTGGGTACTACGACGAGTACATGTGGGGCTCGGCGTGGCTGTTCTACGCCACGGGGAACAGCTCGTACCTGGCGCTGGCGACGAATCCCGGGATGTCGAGCAATTCGAGGGCGTTTTATATGATTCCGGATTTGAGCGTGTTGAGCTGGGATAACAAGCTGCCGGCGGCGATGCTGGTGCTGGTGAGGGCGAGGCTGTTCTTGAACCCGGGGTATCCGTATGAGGATATGCTGAAGATGTATCATAATGTGACTGGCCTTACTATGTGTTCTTACTTGAAGAGGTACAACGTTTTCAATTTCACCCAAG GAGGAATGATACAACTAAATCATGGGAAGGCACAGAATTTGCAATATATAGCAAATGCAGCGTTTTTGGCATCGATTTTTGCTGATTACCTCAATGAAACTGGAGTTCCTGGCTGGTATTGTGGATCCAATTTTATGCCAATCAGTGTGCTCAAAGATTTCGCAACTTCTCAG ATAAATTACATATTAGGTGACAACCCTGCAAAGATGAGTTACGTAGTTGGATTTGGTAAAAAATTCCCTAGGCAAGTCCACCACCGCGCCGCCTCCATCCCTAAAGACAGAACCAAGTACTCCTGCAGCGGCGGGTTTCGGTGGCGCGACGCCAAGACTCCCAATCCCCACAACATCACCGGCGCCATGGTCGGCGGCCCCGACCGCTTCGACAAGTTCAAAGACGTCCGGTCTAACTACAGCTACACCGAGCCCACGCTCGCTGGCAACGCCGGGCTCGTCGCCGCGCTTGTTTCTCTCACGACCAGCGGAGGGGTCGGGATAGACAAGAACTCGATTTTCGCGGCTGTGCCGCCGCTGTACCCGGTCAGcccacctccgccgccgccgtggaAGCCGTAG
- the LOC125212530 gene encoding beta-hexosaminidase 3-like isoform X1, producing the protein MLRMGRTRLKIEYIWYLVCFLAIPCDADDKNEINIWPMPVSVSFGSGNLHLSNDFELITKGSKFADASGILKEAFFRTIDIVRSSHVVELDTSKINPSFVLKGIHVIISSPSDELQYGIDESYKLNIPAHGKPVYAYIEAKTVYGALHGLQTFSQICSYSISSRGILVHQVPWIIADQPRFSYRGLLIDTARHYQPLQMIKKIIDAMAYTKLNVLHWHIVDKQSFPLEIPSYPKLWDGSFTIFERYTVADAAEIVSYAKKRGINVLAEIDVPGHAESWGVGYPSLRPSENCTGPLDVSNDFTFKLIDGILSDFSKIFKFKFIHLGGDEVDTSCWIITPHVKSWLQKQGIDDSDAYQYFVLRVQKLALSHGYEIINWEEAFNDFGSKLNPQTVVHNWIGGGVAEKIVKTGLRCIVSNQDKWYLDHYIRWQDFYSNEPLENITNHELHSRVLGGEVCMWGELIDAGDIEQMVWPRAAAAAERMWTSYDKLAKDPSDVRGRLSHFRCLLNQRGVASSPLEGLGKTRPYGPGSCYMK; encoded by the exons ATGTTAAGGATGGGAAGAACGAGGCTAAAAATTGAGTACATTTGGTACTTGGTGTGTTTTTTGGCCATACCATGTGATGCAGATGATAAAAATGAGATCAATATATGGCCGATGCCAGTTTCTGTGAGCTTTGGCTCTGGAAATCTCCATCTCAGCAATGATTTCGAGCTCATAACCAAAGGAAGCAAGTTTGCTGATGCTTCTGGGATTCTCAAAGAGGCGTTCTTTAGAACAATTGATATCGTCAGATCAAGTCATGTTGTTGAATTAGATACTTCCAAGATCAATCCTTCCTTCGTGCTCAAAGGAATTCAtgtaattatttcatctccttCTGATGAG TTGCAATATGGCATTGATGAGTCATACAAGCTGAATATCCCTGCTCATGGAAAACCAGTTTATGCCTACATTGAG GCTAAAACTGTTTATGGAGCTTTGCATGGGCTGCAg ACGTTTAGCCAAATCTGTAGCTATAGCATTTCATCAAGAGGGATTTTGGTCCATCAAGTTCCATGGATTATTGCTGATCAGCCAAGGTTCTCGTATCGAGGCCTTTTGATCG ATACAGCCAGACATTATCAGCCCTTACAaatgataaagaaaattattgatGCAATGGCTTATACTAAACTG AACGTGCTGCATTGGCATATCGTGGATAAACAATCTTTTCCTCTTGAGATTCCATCATATCCAAAGTTGTGGGATGGCtcttttacaatttttgaACGCTACACAGTTGCTGATGCTGCAGAGATTGTGAG TTATGCTAAGAAACGCGGGATTAATGTGTTGGCTGAAATCGATGTTCCTGGCCATGCTGAATCCTG GGGGGTTGGATATCCTTCTCTGCGGCCTTCAGAAAATTGCACGGGGCCACTTGATGTTAGTAATGATTTTACCTTCaaattaattgatggaatTCTTTCGG ATTTTAGTAAGATCTTcaagtttaaatttattcacCTCGGAGGCGATGAAGTCGATACTA GTTGCTGGATCATAACTCCTCATGTGAAAAGTTg GTTACAAAAGCAAGGGATTGATGACTCAGATGCTTATCAGTATTTCGTGTTGCGAGTGCAAAAACTGGCATTGTCCCATGGCTATGAAATAATTAACTG GGAAGAAGCTTTCAATGACTTTGGAAGTAAGTTGAACCCCCAAACCGTGGTACATAATTG GATTGGGGGAGGTGTTGCTGAAAAGATTGTTAAAACAGGACTGCGCTGTATAGTGAGCAACCAAGACAAATGGTACTTGGACCACTACATTCGTTGGCAAGATTTCTACTCCAACGAGCCACTCGAAAACATCACAAACCACGAGTTGCACAGTCGTGTCCTTGGTGGCGAGGTGTGCATGTGGGGCGAGCTAATTGACGCCGGTGATATCGAACAGATGGTGTGGCCCCGGGCTGCTGCAGCTGCTG AGAGGATGTGGACAAGCTATGACAAGCTTGCCAAGGATCCAAGTGATGTAAGGGGCCGATTGTCGCATTTTAGGTGTCTGCTGAATCAAAGGGGCGTAGCTTCTAGTCCGTTGGAAGGATTAGGCAAAACGAGACCGTATGGGCCTGGTTCTTGTTACATGAAATGA
- the LOC125212530 gene encoding beta-hexosaminidase 3-like isoform X2 — MLRMGRTRLKIEYIWYLVCFLAIPCDADDKNEINIWPMPVSVSFGSGNLHLSNDFELITKGSKFADASGILKEAFFRTIDIVRSSHVVELDTSKINPSFVLKGIHLQYGIDESYKLNIPAHGKPVYAYIEAKTVYGALHGLQTFSQICSYSISSRGILVHQVPWIIADQPRFSYRGLLIDTARHYQPLQMIKKIIDAMAYTKLNVLHWHIVDKQSFPLEIPSYPKLWDGSFTIFERYTVADAAEIVSYAKKRGINVLAEIDVPGHAESWGVGYPSLRPSENCTGPLDVSNDFTFKLIDGILSDFSKIFKFKFIHLGGDEVDTSCWIITPHVKSWLQKQGIDDSDAYQYFVLRVQKLALSHGYEIINWEEAFNDFGSKLNPQTVVHNWIGGGVAEKIVKTGLRCIVSNQDKWYLDHYIRWQDFYSNEPLENITNHELHSRVLGGEVCMWGELIDAGDIEQMVWPRAAAAAERMWTSYDKLAKDPSDVRGRLSHFRCLLNQRGVASSPLEGLGKTRPYGPGSCYMK; from the exons ATGTTAAGGATGGGAAGAACGAGGCTAAAAATTGAGTACATTTGGTACTTGGTGTGTTTTTTGGCCATACCATGTGATGCAGATGATAAAAATGAGATCAATATATGGCCGATGCCAGTTTCTGTGAGCTTTGGCTCTGGAAATCTCCATCTCAGCAATGATTTCGAGCTCATAACCAAAGGAAGCAAGTTTGCTGATGCTTCTGGGATTCTCAAAGAGGCGTTCTTTAGAACAATTGATATCGTCAGATCAAGTCATGTTGTTGAATTAGATACTTCCAAGATCAATCCTTCCTTCGTGCTCAAAGGAATTCAt TTGCAATATGGCATTGATGAGTCATACAAGCTGAATATCCCTGCTCATGGAAAACCAGTTTATGCCTACATTGAG GCTAAAACTGTTTATGGAGCTTTGCATGGGCTGCAg ACGTTTAGCCAAATCTGTAGCTATAGCATTTCATCAAGAGGGATTTTGGTCCATCAAGTTCCATGGATTATTGCTGATCAGCCAAGGTTCTCGTATCGAGGCCTTTTGATCG ATACAGCCAGACATTATCAGCCCTTACAaatgataaagaaaattattgatGCAATGGCTTATACTAAACTG AACGTGCTGCATTGGCATATCGTGGATAAACAATCTTTTCCTCTTGAGATTCCATCATATCCAAAGTTGTGGGATGGCtcttttacaatttttgaACGCTACACAGTTGCTGATGCTGCAGAGATTGTGAG TTATGCTAAGAAACGCGGGATTAATGTGTTGGCTGAAATCGATGTTCCTGGCCATGCTGAATCCTG GGGGGTTGGATATCCTTCTCTGCGGCCTTCAGAAAATTGCACGGGGCCACTTGATGTTAGTAATGATTTTACCTTCaaattaattgatggaatTCTTTCGG ATTTTAGTAAGATCTTcaagtttaaatttattcacCTCGGAGGCGATGAAGTCGATACTA GTTGCTGGATCATAACTCCTCATGTGAAAAGTTg GTTACAAAAGCAAGGGATTGATGACTCAGATGCTTATCAGTATTTCGTGTTGCGAGTGCAAAAACTGGCATTGTCCCATGGCTATGAAATAATTAACTG GGAAGAAGCTTTCAATGACTTTGGAAGTAAGTTGAACCCCCAAACCGTGGTACATAATTG GATTGGGGGAGGTGTTGCTGAAAAGATTGTTAAAACAGGACTGCGCTGTATAGTGAGCAACCAAGACAAATGGTACTTGGACCACTACATTCGTTGGCAAGATTTCTACTCCAACGAGCCACTCGAAAACATCACAAACCACGAGTTGCACAGTCGTGTCCTTGGTGGCGAGGTGTGCATGTGGGGCGAGCTAATTGACGCCGGTGATATCGAACAGATGGTGTGGCCCCGGGCTGCTGCAGCTGCTG AGAGGATGTGGACAAGCTATGACAAGCTTGCCAAGGATCCAAGTGATGTAAGGGGCCGATTGTCGCATTTTAGGTGTCTGCTGAATCAAAGGGGCGTAGCTTCTAGTCCGTTGGAAGGATTAGGCAAAACGAGACCGTATGGGCCTGGTTCTTGTTACATGAAATGA